A region of Burkholderiales bacterium JOSHI_001 DNA encodes the following proteins:
- a CDS encoding Dihem cytochrome c (PFAM: Dihaem cytochrome c) has product MTRQLHSLRWALAATLGLLAAGAAQADGGRQMPANMPPVYTQECASCHVAYPPGLLPARSWQRIMNSLDKHYGSDASLDAATTKQIDGWLQANAGTYKRVREEPPQDRLTRSAWFDRKHGGLDASVWKLASVKSPANCGACHGGADRGQFDDDHLKFPAGLDARQRRGWHD; this is encoded by the coding sequence ATGACCCGCCAACTCCATTCACTTCGCTGGGCGCTGGCCGCAACGCTGGGCCTGCTGGCCGCCGGTGCGGCCCAGGCCGACGGCGGCCGGCAGATGCCGGCCAACATGCCCCCTGTGTACACGCAGGAATGCGCGTCCTGCCATGTGGCCTACCCGCCGGGCCTGCTGCCGGCCCGGTCCTGGCAGCGCATCATGAACAGCCTGGACAAGCACTACGGCTCCGACGCTTCGCTGGACGCCGCCACCACGAAGCAGATCGACGGCTGGCTTCAGGCCAACGCCGGCACCTACAAGCGGGTGCGCGAAGAGCCGCCGCAGGACCGCCTGACCCGGTCGGCCTGGTTCGACCGCAAGCACGGCGGGCTGGATGCGTCGGTGTGGAAGCTGGCCAGCGTGAAAAGCCCTGCGAACTGCGGTGCCTGCCATGGCGGCGCCGACCGTGGCCAGTTCGACGACGACCACCTGAAGTTCCCCGCCGGCCTGGATGCGCGGCAGCGCCGCGGCTGGCACGACTGA